The Triticum dicoccoides isolate Atlit2015 ecotype Zavitan chromosome 6A, WEW_v2.0, whole genome shotgun sequence genome has a window encoding:
- the LOC119318488 gene encoding uncharacterized protein LOC119318488 has product MAASPTGVACPVYPWPSDAAQRGAKVFMQSDCAACHSALPYAGLRGAAVPGQDAGAMTAEILVAEEARPAGMTTTTLHGGAAAQTPDLATVVTRIQGGLRGNLYSTGTAEPVRAMLAGACQELKKSPVWLQFAQAFQAA; this is encoded by the exons ATGGCGGCCTCGCCGACGGGGGTCGCGTGCCCGGTCTACCCGTGGCCGAGCGACGC GGCGCAGCGCGGGGCCAAGGTGTTCATGCAGAGCGACTGCGCGGCGTGCCACTCCGCGCTCCCCTACGCCGGCCTCCGGGGCGCCGCGGTGCCGGGCCAGGACGCGGGAGCCATGACGGCCGAGATCCTCGTCGCGGAGGAGGCGCGGCCGGccgggatgacgacgacgacgctCCATGGCGGCGCCGCCGCGCAGACGCCGGACCTCGCCACCGTCGTCACAAGA ATCCAGGGCGGGCTGCGGGGCAACCTCTACTCCACCGGGACGGCGGAGCCAGTTAGGGCGATGCTCGCCGGCGCGtgccaggagctgaagaagagccCCGTGTGGCTGCAGTTTGCCCAGGCCTTCCAGGCGGCTTGA
- the LOC119318487 gene encoding protein PHOSPHATE STARVATION RESPONSE 1-like isoform X6, which produces MSQFHNGEVPRFLSSDINLVPVLSEVTVPSFSEYRTSYIERDMSCSSITSFDTLCQPYMSASNFTSDLRINNGPPKGKLSFGSHVIAISGCDTSLPSAHSSYMANPNYLRMVYPKVSEGINLGQEPLPGVFGYPATIDISDQRNVIVSQQSQDIITIDHITHLAKQKEWYSSGSSEHFLGSSGSGGSVLKAADASTTPSNYAYFHGQKNGSSSFNVDELCSDNLPSSDTTPTKSRMRWTPELHEKFVDAVDKLGGSEKATPKAVQKVMKVEGLTIYHKYRTVRHQSESSDGTSAERSNHMDEVCSQNMKHMEASEGLRTQIGLQKQLHAQLELQRKMQLQVEEHSKYLEMVIARQGESLKQLGALPRFQHSNTQSVDHKEAYREQTADADSAEENHPEKE; this is translated from the exons ATGAGTCAGTTTCACAATGGAGAAGTTCCTCGGTTTCTTTCATCAGATATTAATCTAGTACCAGTACTCTCTGAAGTCACAGTCCCTAGTTTTTCAGAGTATAGGACATCTTACATTGAAAGGGATATGAGCTGTAGTTCTATCACCTCATTCGATACCCTATGCCAGCCATATATGTCAGCTTCCAATTTCACTTCAGATCTTCGTATCAACAATGGACCACCTAAAGGGAAACTGTCTTTTGGATCACATGTTATTGCAATATCTGGTTGTGATACTTCACTGCCATCAGCACATTCATCATACATGGCTAATCCAAATTATTTAAGGATGGTCTATCCCAAAGTATCTGAGGGAATAAACTTGGGTCAAGAACCACTCCCAGGAGTATTTGGATATCCAGCAACCATTGATATTTCTGATCAACGAAATGTGATTGTCAGCCAACAAAGCCAAGACATCATTACAATTGATCATATTACCCACCTTGCAAAGCAAAAAGAGTGGTACTCATCTGGGAGTTCAGAGCATTTTCTGGGAAGTTCAGGTTCTGGTGGATCTGTGCTTAAG GCAGCTGATGCAAGTACAACACCTTCAAATTATGCATATTTTCATGGGCAGAAAAACGGTTCGAGTTCTTTCAACGTGGATGAACTTTGCAGTGACAATTTACCTTCTTCAGACACTACTCCAACCAAGTCAAGGATGCGCTGGACGCCTGAGCTCCATGAGAAGTTTGTTGACGCTGTTGACAAGCTTGGTGGAAGTGAAA AAGCAACTCCAAAAGCAGTCCAGAAAGTTATGAAGGTTGAAGGGCTAACTATATACCAT AAGTATCGTACAGTTCGCCATCAATCTGAATCGTCTGATG GCACTTCAGCAGAGAGAAGCAACCACATGGATGAAGTTTGCTCCCAGAACATGAA ACACATGGAGGCCAGTGAAGGGCTAAGAACTCAGATTGGCTTGCAGAAGCAACTTCATGcacagcttgag CTCCAAAGAAAGATGCAGCTGCAAGTAGAAGAACACAGCAAGTACCTGGAGATGGTGATCGCGAGGCAGGGCGAGAGCCTAAAACAGCTCGGCGCGCTACCGAGGTTCCAGCATTCAAACACGCAGTCTGTGGATCACAAGGAAGCATACAGAGAACAAACAGCAGACGCTGATTCAGCGGAAGAGAACCATCCGGAAAAGGAATGA
- the LOC119318487 gene encoding protein PHOSPHATE STARVATION RESPONSE 1-like isoform X4: MSQFHNGEVPRFLSSDINLVPVLSEVTVPSFSEYRTSYIERDMSCSSITSFDTLCQPYMSASNFTSDLRINNGPPKGKLSFGSHVIAISGCDTSLPSAHSSYMANPNYLRMVYPKVSEGINLGQEPLPGVFGYPATIDISDQRNVIVSQQSQDIITIDHITHLAKQKEWYSSGSSEHFLGSSGSGGSVLKAADASTTPSNYAYFHGQKNGSSSFNVDELCSDNLPSSDTTPTKSRMRWTPELHEKFVDAVDKLGGSEKATPKAVQKVMKVEGLTIYHVKSHLQKYRTVRHQSESSDGTSAERSNHMDEVCSQNMKHMEASEGLRTQIGLQKQLHAQLELQRKMQLQVEEHSKYLEMVIARQGESLKQLGALPRFQHSNTQSVDHKEAYREQTADADSAEENHPEKE, from the exons ATGAGTCAGTTTCACAATGGAGAAGTTCCTCGGTTTCTTTCATCAGATATTAATCTAGTACCAGTACTCTCTGAAGTCACAGTCCCTAGTTTTTCAGAGTATAGGACATCTTACATTGAAAGGGATATGAGCTGTAGTTCTATCACCTCATTCGATACCCTATGCCAGCCATATATGTCAGCTTCCAATTTCACTTCAGATCTTCGTATCAACAATGGACCACCTAAAGGGAAACTGTCTTTTGGATCACATGTTATTGCAATATCTGGTTGTGATACTTCACTGCCATCAGCACATTCATCATACATGGCTAATCCAAATTATTTAAGGATGGTCTATCCCAAAGTATCTGAGGGAATAAACTTGGGTCAAGAACCACTCCCAGGAGTATTTGGATATCCAGCAACCATTGATATTTCTGATCAACGAAATGTGATTGTCAGCCAACAAAGCCAAGACATCATTACAATTGATCATATTACCCACCTTGCAAAGCAAAAAGAGTGGTACTCATCTGGGAGTTCAGAGCATTTTCTGGGAAGTTCAGGTTCTGGTGGATCTGTGCTTAAG GCAGCTGATGCAAGTACAACACCTTCAAATTATGCATATTTTCATGGGCAGAAAAACGGTTCGAGTTCTTTCAACGTGGATGAACTTTGCAGTGACAATTTACCTTCTTCAGACACTACTCCAACCAAGTCAAGGATGCGCTGGACGCCTGAGCTCCATGAGAAGTTTGTTGACGCTGTTGACAAGCTTGGTGGAAGTGAAA AAGCAACTCCAAAAGCAGTCCAGAAAGTTATGAAGGTTGAAGGGCTAACTATATACCATGTAAAAAGCCATCTACAG AAGTATCGTACAGTTCGCCATCAATCTGAATCGTCTGATG GCACTTCAGCAGAGAGAAGCAACCACATGGATGAAGTTTGCTCCCAGAACATGAA ACACATGGAGGCCAGTGAAGGGCTAAGAACTCAGATTGGCTTGCAGAAGCAACTTCATGcacagcttgag CTCCAAAGAAAGATGCAGCTGCAAGTAGAAGAACACAGCAAGTACCTGGAGATGGTGATCGCGAGGCAGGGCGAGAGCCTAAAACAGCTCGGCGCGCTACCGAGGTTCCAGCATTCAAACACGCAGTCTGTGGATCACAAGGAAGCATACAGAGAACAAACAGCAGACGCTGATTCAGCGGAAGAGAACCATCCGGAAAAGGAATGA
- the LOC119318487 gene encoding protein PHOSPHATE STARVATION RESPONSE 1-like isoform X5, with translation MSQFHNGEVPRFLSSDINLVPVLSEVTVPSFSEYRTSYIERDMSCSSITSFDTLCQPYMSASNFTSDLRINNGPPKGKLSFGSHVIAISGCDTSLPSAHSSYMANPNYLRMVYPKVSEGINLGQEPLPGVFGYPATIDISDQRNVIVSQQSQDIITIDHITHLAKQKEWYSSGSSEHFLGSSGSGGSVLKAADASTTPSNYAYFHGQKNGSSSFNVDELCSDNLPSSDTTPTKSRMRWTPELHEKFVDAVDKLGGSEKATPKAVQKVMKVEGLTIYHKYRTVRHQSESSDAGTSAERSNHMDEVCSQNMKHMEASEGLRTQIGLQKQLHAQLELQRKMQLQVEEHSKYLEMVIARQGESLKQLGALPRFQHSNTQSVDHKEAYREQTADADSAEENHPEKE, from the exons ATGAGTCAGTTTCACAATGGAGAAGTTCCTCGGTTTCTTTCATCAGATATTAATCTAGTACCAGTACTCTCTGAAGTCACAGTCCCTAGTTTTTCAGAGTATAGGACATCTTACATTGAAAGGGATATGAGCTGTAGTTCTATCACCTCATTCGATACCCTATGCCAGCCATATATGTCAGCTTCCAATTTCACTTCAGATCTTCGTATCAACAATGGACCACCTAAAGGGAAACTGTCTTTTGGATCACATGTTATTGCAATATCTGGTTGTGATACTTCACTGCCATCAGCACATTCATCATACATGGCTAATCCAAATTATTTAAGGATGGTCTATCCCAAAGTATCTGAGGGAATAAACTTGGGTCAAGAACCACTCCCAGGAGTATTTGGATATCCAGCAACCATTGATATTTCTGATCAACGAAATGTGATTGTCAGCCAACAAAGCCAAGACATCATTACAATTGATCATATTACCCACCTTGCAAAGCAAAAAGAGTGGTACTCATCTGGGAGTTCAGAGCATTTTCTGGGAAGTTCAGGTTCTGGTGGATCTGTGCTTAAG GCAGCTGATGCAAGTACAACACCTTCAAATTATGCATATTTTCATGGGCAGAAAAACGGTTCGAGTTCTTTCAACGTGGATGAACTTTGCAGTGACAATTTACCTTCTTCAGACACTACTCCAACCAAGTCAAGGATGCGCTGGACGCCTGAGCTCCATGAGAAGTTTGTTGACGCTGTTGACAAGCTTGGTGGAAGTGAAA AAGCAACTCCAAAAGCAGTCCAGAAAGTTATGAAGGTTGAAGGGCTAACTATATACCAT AAGTATCGTACAGTTCGCCATCAATCTGAATCGTCTGATG CAGGCACTTCAGCAGAGAGAAGCAACCACATGGATGAAGTTTGCTCCCAGAACATGAA ACACATGGAGGCCAGTGAAGGGCTAAGAACTCAGATTGGCTTGCAGAAGCAACTTCATGcacagcttgag CTCCAAAGAAAGATGCAGCTGCAAGTAGAAGAACACAGCAAGTACCTGGAGATGGTGATCGCGAGGCAGGGCGAGAGCCTAAAACAGCTCGGCGCGCTACCGAGGTTCCAGCATTCAAACACGCAGTCTGTGGATCACAAGGAAGCATACAGAGAACAAACAGCAGACGCTGATTCAGCGGAAGAGAACCATCCGGAAAAGGAATGA
- the LOC119318487 gene encoding protein PHOSPHATE STARVATION RESPONSE 1-like isoform X3 codes for MSQFHNGEVPRFLSSDINLVPVLSEVTVPSFSEYRTSYIERDMSCSSITSFDTLCQPYMSASNFTSDLRINNGPPKGKLSFGSHVIAISGCDTSLPSAHSSYMANPNYLRMVYPKVSEGINLGQEPLPGVFGYPATIDISDQRNVIVSQQSQDIITIDHITHLAKQKEWYSSGSSEHFLGSSGSGGSVLKAADASTTPSNYAYFHGQKNGSSSFNVDELCSDNLPSSDTTPTKSRMRWTPELHEKFVDAVDKLGGSEKATPKAVQKVMKVEGLTIYHVKSHLQKYRTVRHQSESSDAGTSAERSNHMDEVCSQNMKHMEASEGLRTQIGLQKQLHAQLELQRKMQLQVEEHSKYLEMVIARQGESLKQLGALPRFQHSNTQSVDHKEAYREQTADADSAEENHPEKE; via the exons ATGAGTCAGTTTCACAATGGAGAAGTTCCTCGGTTTCTTTCATCAGATATTAATCTAGTACCAGTACTCTCTGAAGTCACAGTCCCTAGTTTTTCAGAGTATAGGACATCTTACATTGAAAGGGATATGAGCTGTAGTTCTATCACCTCATTCGATACCCTATGCCAGCCATATATGTCAGCTTCCAATTTCACTTCAGATCTTCGTATCAACAATGGACCACCTAAAGGGAAACTGTCTTTTGGATCACATGTTATTGCAATATCTGGTTGTGATACTTCACTGCCATCAGCACATTCATCATACATGGCTAATCCAAATTATTTAAGGATGGTCTATCCCAAAGTATCTGAGGGAATAAACTTGGGTCAAGAACCACTCCCAGGAGTATTTGGATATCCAGCAACCATTGATATTTCTGATCAACGAAATGTGATTGTCAGCCAACAAAGCCAAGACATCATTACAATTGATCATATTACCCACCTTGCAAAGCAAAAAGAGTGGTACTCATCTGGGAGTTCAGAGCATTTTCTGGGAAGTTCAGGTTCTGGTGGATCTGTGCTTAAG GCAGCTGATGCAAGTACAACACCTTCAAATTATGCATATTTTCATGGGCAGAAAAACGGTTCGAGTTCTTTCAACGTGGATGAACTTTGCAGTGACAATTTACCTTCTTCAGACACTACTCCAACCAAGTCAAGGATGCGCTGGACGCCTGAGCTCCATGAGAAGTTTGTTGACGCTGTTGACAAGCTTGGTGGAAGTGAAA AAGCAACTCCAAAAGCAGTCCAGAAAGTTATGAAGGTTGAAGGGCTAACTATATACCATGTAAAAAGCCATCTACAG AAGTATCGTACAGTTCGCCATCAATCTGAATCGTCTGATG CAGGCACTTCAGCAGAGAGAAGCAACCACATGGATGAAGTTTGCTCCCAGAACATGAA ACACATGGAGGCCAGTGAAGGGCTAAGAACTCAGATTGGCTTGCAGAAGCAACTTCATGcacagcttgag CTCCAAAGAAAGATGCAGCTGCAAGTAGAAGAACACAGCAAGTACCTGGAGATGGTGATCGCGAGGCAGGGCGAGAGCCTAAAACAGCTCGGCGCGCTACCGAGGTTCCAGCATTCAAACACGCAGTCTGTGGATCACAAGGAAGCATACAGAGAACAAACAGCAGACGCTGATTCAGCGGAAGAGAACCATCCGGAAAAGGAATGA
- the LOC119318487 gene encoding uncharacterized protein LOC119318487 isoform X2 codes for MAAMDEVLALVPGFVDILVLAGGRASSGAAATWRPGDVQKALRWAHFFEEVFRNLRESGQYEDSAREFDAALAELASSPGFPKGLADMRSETLSAATELVIKHFLKAETTSVENIRALLEAVVGMDIDVIGAGGGRDACQQYVKSILNMYLSGLTRTKSGGDVGVPTTSSDRLYAESLVVGHSQILVNQLLERLDSASCISLAERGLRTLLDSVKKNSFSDPGSPVIPRKSQTIENFLRWKQWRGRCLSYLLDERTVRIVSGSSFIFSAPKEQWMKVFEPLTVSADSCQSGLVEVMEICLLGLVSRRWDTLIESFVSHIFSSLPISKQYADLHQLLQGTYRGECPDKIRNLKENDILEYARQSLESEPHILWLLPPVLTAAAIPPRSSLFEIYLAEIDKQFDEAVFTERKCNCRRDGIEQHDS; via the exons ATGGCGGCCATGGACGAGGTGCTCGCCCTGGTGCCGGGGTTCGTCGACATCCTCGTCCTCGCCGGCGGCCGCGCCTCCTCCGGTGCCGCCGCCACCTGGCGCCCCGGCGACGTCCAGAAGGCCCTCCGCTGGGCGCACTTCTTCGAGGAG GTCTTCAGGAACCTGCGTGAGTCCGGACAGTACGAGGATTCCGCCAGAGAGTTCGACGCGGCGCTCGCCGAGCTCGCCTCAAGCCCGGGTTTCCCCAAG GGCCTTGCCGACATGCGATCGGAGACGCTCTCGGCGGCCACCGAGCTGGTCATAAAGCATTTTCTGAAAGCCGAAACAACGAGCGTGGAGAACATCCGTGCTCTTCTCGAAGCGGTCGTGGGGATGGATATCGATGTCATTGGTGCTGGTGGTGGGCGTGATGCGTGCCAGCAGTATGTGAAGTCGATCCTGAATATGTATCTGTCTGGTTTGACGCGGACCAAGAGTGGCGGCGATGTCGGAGTTCCCACCACTAGTTCTGATAGACTGTATGCAGAATCCTTGGTTGTGGGTCATTCGCAGATTCTGGTTAACCAGCTTCTGGAGCGGTTGGATTCAGCATCGTGTATTTCTCTGGCTGAGAGAGGACTGCGCACACTTCTGGACAGCGTGAAGAAGAACAGCTTCAGTGATCCAGGCAGCCCAGTGATCCCTAG AAAATCACAAACCATCGAGAATTTTCTTCGGTGGAAACAGTGGAGAGGGCGGTGTTTGTCATACTTACTTGATGAACGCACCGTTAGGATTGTGTCTGGATCTAGTTTTATCTTTAGTGCTCCCAAGGAGCAGTGGATGAAGGTGTTTGAACCATTAACAGTTTCTGCAGATTCTTGTCAGAGTGGCCTCGTTGAAGTCATG GAGATATGCTTGCTGGGTTTGGTTTCAAGGCGATGGGACACATTGATAGAGAGCTTTGTGTCGCATATTTTTAGTTCCCTTCCTATATCCAAGCAGTATGCTGATCTGCACCAGTTGCTTCAGGGAACTTATCGGGGTGAATGCCCAGACAAGATTCGTAATTTGAAG gaaaatgacATTCTTGAGTATGCAAGGCAATCATTGGAAAGTGAACCGCACATATTATGGCTTCTGCCTCCAGTTCTTACTGCTGCAGCAATTCCGCCACG GTCGAGCTTGTTTGAAATATACCTTGCTGAAATAGATAAGCAATTTGATGAAGCTGTTTTCACAGAACG GAAATGTAATTGCAGAAGAGATGGAATAGAGCAACATGATAGCT AA
- the LOC119318487 gene encoding uncharacterized protein LOC119318487 isoform X1: MAAMDEVLALVPGFVDILVLAGGRASSGAAATWRPGDVQKALRWAHFFEEVFRNLRESGQYEDSAREFDAALAELASSPGFPKGLADMRSETLSAATELVIKHFLKAETTSVENIRALLEAVVGMDIDVIGAGGGRDACQQYVKSILNMYLSGLTRTKSGGDVGVPTTSSDRLYAESLVVGHSQILVNQLLERLDSASCISLAERGLRTLLDSVKKNSFSDPGSPVIPRKSQTIENFLRWKQWRGRCLSYLLDERTVRIVSGSSFIFSAPKEQWMKVFEPLTVSADSCQSGLVEVMEICLLGLVSRRWDTLIESFVSHIFSSLPISKQYADLHQLLQGTYRGECPDKIRNLKENDILEYARQSLESEPHILWLLPPVLTAAAIPPRSSLFEIYLAEIDKQFDEAVFTERKCNCRRDGIEQHDSCEVAERIQCLYAFHVQQPHPMV; encoded by the exons ATGGCGGCCATGGACGAGGTGCTCGCCCTGGTGCCGGGGTTCGTCGACATCCTCGTCCTCGCCGGCGGCCGCGCCTCCTCCGGTGCCGCCGCCACCTGGCGCCCCGGCGACGTCCAGAAGGCCCTCCGCTGGGCGCACTTCTTCGAGGAG GTCTTCAGGAACCTGCGTGAGTCCGGACAGTACGAGGATTCCGCCAGAGAGTTCGACGCGGCGCTCGCCGAGCTCGCCTCAAGCCCGGGTTTCCCCAAG GGCCTTGCCGACATGCGATCGGAGACGCTCTCGGCGGCCACCGAGCTGGTCATAAAGCATTTTCTGAAAGCCGAAACAACGAGCGTGGAGAACATCCGTGCTCTTCTCGAAGCGGTCGTGGGGATGGATATCGATGTCATTGGTGCTGGTGGTGGGCGTGATGCGTGCCAGCAGTATGTGAAGTCGATCCTGAATATGTATCTGTCTGGTTTGACGCGGACCAAGAGTGGCGGCGATGTCGGAGTTCCCACCACTAGTTCTGATAGACTGTATGCAGAATCCTTGGTTGTGGGTCATTCGCAGATTCTGGTTAACCAGCTTCTGGAGCGGTTGGATTCAGCATCGTGTATTTCTCTGGCTGAGAGAGGACTGCGCACACTTCTGGACAGCGTGAAGAAGAACAGCTTCAGTGATCCAGGCAGCCCAGTGATCCCTAG AAAATCACAAACCATCGAGAATTTTCTTCGGTGGAAACAGTGGAGAGGGCGGTGTTTGTCATACTTACTTGATGAACGCACCGTTAGGATTGTGTCTGGATCTAGTTTTATCTTTAGTGCTCCCAAGGAGCAGTGGATGAAGGTGTTTGAACCATTAACAGTTTCTGCAGATTCTTGTCAGAGTGGCCTCGTTGAAGTCATG GAGATATGCTTGCTGGGTTTGGTTTCAAGGCGATGGGACACATTGATAGAGAGCTTTGTGTCGCATATTTTTAGTTCCCTTCCTATATCCAAGCAGTATGCTGATCTGCACCAGTTGCTTCAGGGAACTTATCGGGGTGAATGCCCAGACAAGATTCGTAATTTGAAG gaaaatgacATTCTTGAGTATGCAAGGCAATCATTGGAAAGTGAACCGCACATATTATGGCTTCTGCCTCCAGTTCTTACTGCTGCAGCAATTCCGCCACG GTCGAGCTTGTTTGAAATATACCTTGCTGAAATAGATAAGCAATTTGATGAAGCTGTTTTCACAGAACG GAAATGTAATTGCAGAAGAGATGGAATAGAGCAACATGATAGCT GTGAGGTTGCCGAAAGGATTCAATGTCTCTACGCTTTCCATGTTCAGCAACCTCATCCAATGGTTTAG
- the LOC119318489 gene encoding 60S ribosomal protein L23 has product MSKRGRGGSAGNKFRMSLGLPVAATVNCADNTGAKNLYIISVKGIKGRLNRLPSACVGDMVMATVKKGKPDLRKKVMPAVIVRQRKPWRRKDGVFMYFEDNAGVIVNPKGEMKGSAITGPIGKECADLWPRIASAANAIV; this is encoded by the exons ATGTCGAAGCGAG GGCGCGGAGGTTCTGCTGGTAACAAGTTCCGGATGTCGCTGGGTCTGCCGGTGGCAGCCACTGTCAACTGTGCTGACAACACTGGTGCCAAGAACCTGTACATCATCTCCGTGAAGGGAATCAAGGGGCGCCTCAACAGGCTTCCTTCTGCCTGCGTTGGTGACATGGTTATGGCCACTGTCAAGAAGGGAAAGCCTGACCTCAGGAAGAAGGTCATGCCGGCTGTCATCGTCAGGCAGCGCAAGCCGTGGCGCCGAAAGGACGGTGTCTTCATGTACTTTGAAG ACAATGCTGGAGTCATTGTGAACCCAAAGGGAGAGATGAAAG GTTCTGCCATCACTGGACCGATCGGGAAGGAGTGCGCCGACCTGTGGCCCAGGATTGCCAGCGCCGCGAATGCCATCGTCTGA
- the LOC119318490 gene encoding glutathionyl-hydroquinone reductase PcpF-like produces MSPIAAHRASPAMWSPQPPPPRLQLRRPAGTPLHSSRRLSRIAASQEDPLTALTRVLWGRALPPSQLVLAVRHGWTSAWRLLMRQLAPSDPATGAFTRTPSRFPAVAQPAPVPGARLHLYVGLPCPWAHRALLVRALLGLGPRLPVSVAVPGDDGAWSFTPESPDALYGSRRLRDVYAARRGGYEGRASVPMLWDADRREVVCNESIEIAKFLCTLVDDGAGGLDLWPPEHREEIDRWYGVIYPSVNNGVYRCGFAQSQAAYDAAAGELFDALDMLEDHLSGSRYLCAGAGVTLADVCLFTTLIRFDLVYNPLFRCSRRKLVEYPSLHAYMREIYQLPGAAETCDMAAIADGYFGTLFPLNPGGILPVVPASCSREALMKPHGREAMPSVAAAAADGRQLGAAASVVG; encoded by the coding sequence ATGTCGCCTATCGCGGCGCACCGAGCCTCTCCGGCCATGTGGTCCCCgcagcctccgccgccccgcctccaGCTCCGGCGACCGGCGGGGACGCCCCTTCACTCCTCGCGCCGCCTCAGCCGCATCGCCGCATCGCAGGAGGACCCGCTGACCGCGCTGACCCGCGTGCTGTGGGGCCGCGCGCTGCCGCCGTCGCAGCTCGTGCTCGCCGTGCGCCACGGCTGGACCTCGGCGTGGCGGCTCCTCATGCGCCAGCTCGCGCCCTCCGACCCGGCCACGGGCGCCTTCACCCGCACCCCGTCCCGCTTCCCGGCCGTCGCGCAGCCCGCGCCCGTCCCCGGCGCGCGCCTCCACCTCTACGTCGGCCTTCCCTGCCCCTGGGCCCACCGCGCGCTCCTCGTCCGGGCCCTCCTCGGCCTGGGGCCCCGCCTCCCCGTCTCCGTGGCCGTCCCGGGCGACGACGGCGCGTGGTCCTTCACGCCGGAGAGCCCCGACGCGCTCTACGGCTCCCGCAGGCTCCGGGACGTGTACGCCGCCCGGCGCGGCGGGTACGAGGGCCGGGCGTCCGTGCCCATGCTCTGGGACGCCGACCGCCGCGAGGTGGTCTGCAACGAGAGCATCGAGATCGCCAAGTTCCTCTGCACGCTCGTGGACGACGGCGCCGGAGGCCTCGACCTCTGGCCGCCGGAGCACCGCGAGGAGATCGACCGCTGGTACGGCGTCATCTACCCGAGCGTCAACAACGGCGTGTACCGGTGCGGGTTCGCGCAGAGCCAGGCGGCCTACGACGCGGCGGCGGGCGAGCTGTTCGACGCGCTGGACATGCTCGAGGACCACCTCTCCGGGTCCCGGTACCTGTGCGCCGGCGCCGGCGTGACGCTGGCCGACGTGTGCCTCTTCACCACGCTCATAAGGTTCGACCTGGTGTACAACCCACTGTTCCGGTGCAGCCGGAGGAAGCTGGTTGAGTACCCCAGCCTCCACGCCTACATGCGGGAGATCTACCAGTTGCCCGGCGCCGCCGAGACCTGCGACATGGCCGCCATCGCCGACGGGTACTTTGGGACGCTCTTCCCGCTCAACCCCGGCGGGATCCTGCCCGTCGTGCCGGCGAGCTGCAGCCGGGAGGCCCTCATGAAGCCTCATGGCAGAGAGGCAATGccttctgttgctgctgctgctgctgatggtAGGCAGCTAGGAGCGGCTGCTAGTGTTGTTGGCTAG
- the LOC119318491 gene encoding nicotinamide/nicotinic acid mononucleotide adenylyltransferase-like — MEEAEAPLPFPTEKLSMDPNRDGGSRGGVVLVATGSFNPPTYMHLRMFELAKDELQQRGYCVLGGYMSPVNDAYKKKDLLPAAHRVRLCELACGSSSFVMVDPWEAMQKGYQRTLTVLSRVANSLCKDSLADQGDVRVMLLCGSDLLESFSTPGVWIPDQVRAICKDFGVVCIRREGKDVQKLISSSETLQECRDNIISVDEIVPNQISSSRVRECIRKHLSIMYLTCDEVIEYIREHKLYMETEEGDTKS, encoded by the exons ATGGAGGAGGCGGAAGCTCCTCTCCCCTTCCCCACGGAGAAGCTCTCCATGGATCCAAATCG GGATGGGGGAAGCCGAGGCGGCGTTgtgctggtggccaccggcagcttcaATCCCCCCACCTACATGCACCTGCGCATGTTCG AGTTGGCGAAGGATGAGTTGCAGCAGCGAGGGTACTGTGTTTTGGGTGGGTACATGTCCCCGGTGAACGATGCGTATAAGAAGAAG GACCTCTTGCCCGCTGCTCACCGGGTTCGCCTCTGCGAATTGGCGTGTGGAAGCTCATCTTTTGTGATGGTTGATCCGTGGGAG GCAATGCAGAAAGGTTATCAGCGCACCTTGACCGTTCTCTCGAGGGTTGCGAACTCTCTGTGCAAGGACAGCTTAGCTGATCAAG GTGATGTCAGGGTAATGCTGTTATGTGGTTCTGACCTTCTGGAGTCATTCAGCACGCCGGGGGTTTGGATTCCAGATCAG GTCAGGGCCATATGTAAAGACTTTGGTGTTGTTTGTATACGTAGGGAAGGAAAAGATGTTCAAAAGCTAATATCCAGCAGCGAGACACTGCAAGAATGCAGG GATAACATCATTTCGGTTGATGAGATTGTGCCAAATCAGATCAGTTCATCTAGAGTAAG AGAATGTATAAGAAAACATCTCTCAATAATGTATCTTACTTGCGATGAAGTAATCGAGTACATTAGAGAGCACAAACTTTACATGGAAACAGAAGAGGGTGATACCAAATCATGA